Proteins encoded together in one Roseibacterium elongatum DSM 19469 window:
- the ppk2 gene encoding polyphosphate kinase 2, with protein MSKPFDGAISRFYKEDAPESVRKALKSASKDTILDPQYPYAARMDKKDYERQLAALQIELVKFHAWVRDTGERIAVVFEGRDAAGKGGSIKRVRENLNPRVAGVVALQKPTEREASQWYFQRYVHHLPAAGEIRLFDRSWYNRGVVEHVFGFCTPDQRQAFFRQLPDFEQMLVRDGVRLTKLWLNVGRAEQLRRFLDREKDPLKQWKLSKIDVEGLKKWDAYSDAIGETLALGHTAHAPWTVIRADDKRRARLAVIRAILANMHYPGKDEDLVGKPDPMICGGPEMWADHSAPNGS; from the coding sequence ATGAGCAAACCCTTCGACGGCGCGATCAGCAGGTTCTACAAGGAAGATGCGCCCGAAAGCGTACGCAAGGCGCTGAAATCGGCCAGCAAGGACACGATCCTCGACCCTCAGTACCCTTATGCCGCGCGCATGGATAAGAAAGACTACGAGCGTCAGCTCGCCGCCCTCCAGATCGAGCTGGTCAAGTTCCACGCCTGGGTGCGCGACACTGGCGAGCGCATCGCTGTGGTCTTCGAGGGGCGCGACGCCGCCGGCAAGGGCGGGTCCATCAAGCGGGTCCGCGAAAACCTGAACCCGCGCGTGGCCGGTGTGGTGGCCCTGCAAAAACCGACCGAGCGCGAGGCCAGCCAATGGTACTTCCAGCGCTACGTGCATCACCTGCCCGCTGCGGGCGAAATACGCCTGTTCGACCGCAGCTGGTACAATCGCGGCGTGGTCGAACATGTCTTCGGCTTTTGCACGCCCGACCAGCGGCAGGCCTTTTTTCGGCAGCTTCCCGATTTCGAACAGATGCTGGTGCGCGACGGGGTCCGCCTGACGAAGCTCTGGCTGAATGTCGGCCGCGCCGAGCAGTTGCGCCGCTTCCTCGACCGCGAGAAAGACCCGCTGAAGCAATGGAAACTCAGCAAGATCGATGTCGAGGGGCTGAAGAAATGGGATGCCTACTCGGACGCGATCGGGGAAACACTGGCCCTGGGGCACACCGCCCATGCCCCGTGGACGGTCATCCGCGCCGATGACAAGCGCCGGGCCCGGCTGGCCGTGATCCGCGCCATCCTCGCAAACATGCACTATCCCGGCAAAGACGAAGACCTGGTGGGCAAGCCCGACCCGATGATCTGCGGCGGCCCGGAAATGTGGGCCGATCACTCGGCGCCGAATGGCAGCTAA
- a CDS encoding TetR/AcrR family transcriptional regulator — protein MPKRGYHHGNLKQALVDAALTLIETKGPTGFTLSEAAKNAGVTPAAVYRHFEGREDLIAECARQGHAIFSDLMEHAFNDGQPTALAAFEATGRAYLAFARRYPGHYMAMFESGTSANATPDLAAAANRSRAVLERAAAALSAQLPEGKRPPPTMFSAHIWAMSHGVVELFARGRPGANTPFPPEDLLEAGIGIYLRGLGLIAPDS, from the coding sequence ATGCCCAAACGCGGCTATCACCACGGAAATCTCAAGCAGGCCCTTGTCGATGCGGCGCTGACGCTGATCGAAACCAAGGGCCCCACCGGCTTTACCCTGTCCGAGGCGGCCAAGAACGCCGGCGTGACACCGGCCGCCGTCTATCGCCATTTCGAAGGGCGCGAAGACCTGATCGCCGAATGTGCGCGGCAGGGCCATGCGATCTTTTCCGACCTGATGGAGCATGCGTTCAATGATGGCCAGCCCACGGCGCTGGCGGCCTTCGAGGCCACGGGGCGCGCCTATCTCGCCTTTGCGCGGCGCTATCCGGGGCATTACATGGCGATGTTCGAAAGCGGCACCTCGGCCAATGCCACGCCGGACCTGGCCGCCGCGGCCAACCGCTCGCGCGCCGTGCTGGAACGGGCGGCGGCCGCCCTCAGCGCGCAATTGCCCGAAGGCAAACGCCCGCCGCCCACGATGTTCTCGGCCCATATCTGGGCCATGAGCCATGGGGTGGTCGAGCTTTTCGCCCGTGGCCGCCCGGGCGCGAACACGCCCTTTCCCCCCGAGGATCTGCTCGAGGCCGGTATCGGGATCTATTTGCGTGGCCTGGGTCTGATCGCCCCTGATAGCTGA